The DNA window ACTTTCTTTCCGCGAAGGATCTTCGTGACGGACGCGGTTCGGGACGGGAGAGGCACTGCCCGCAGACGGACGCCGGGACGAATATCTCTATCCTCATCACTATCGCTAGCGCAACCGCGGTCGCAATCCGTATCAGCCCCGTCTCCGTCACCATCGGGGCGGATTGGTCCCGGTATCCGACATAAAGATTCGGATGGTCGAATCGCCGAGGTTTGTCATTCGGCGACACGAATCGGGTCCGTTCCGGCCACGACTCGAGTGGGAAACGTGACCGTTCGGCCACCCGATTTATCGCGGCGGCCGTCGCACGAACGGTCGTATGGCGAGGGGGGTCCGGCGGTTCACGTCGGCGCGCGTCGTGGTATGGCTGGTGATCGGGGTCGCGCTGCTCTCGATAGCGACGGGTCTCGTGACCACCGCGACAGGTCCGACCGGTGGCGGCCTGTTCGGGGGACTGATTCCGCGCGCCGTCCGTCAGGCCACTTCGTACACCGGCACCATCGTGGGGTTTCTGCTCCTCGTCGCGGCTGTCGGCCTTCGTCGCGGCCTTCGCGCGGCGTGGTACGCGAGCGCGATTTTGCTGCCGGTCACCGCGATTCACGGCCTCCTCCAGTCGACACCGTACTCGCTTCCGCTCGTCGTCTTCTCGCTCCTCACGCTTCCCGCGTTGTTCCTCGTTCGAACGCGGTTTCAGCAACCGGTCGAACTGTCGGCGGCGCAAGTCGCCACCGCCGCCGCCGTCGTCGGCGCACAGCTCTACGGGACGATCGGCGCGTACGCGCTACGCACGAACTTCGCCGACCTAAACACGTGGTTCGACGCGTTCTATTTCACGCTCATCACCGCCAGTACGGTCGGGTACGGCGACATTCACCCCACGACCACGGTCGCTCGTGCGTTCGGAATGACCGTCATCGTCTTCGGCGCGGGGAGCTTCGCGGCGGCGCTGGGCGTGCTCTTCGCACCGATTCTGGAAAACAGCTTCGCCAGCGCGCTCGGGAAATCGACGAACACGAACATCAACCTCATGGAAGACCACTTGCTCGTCCTCGGTTACGGCCACCTGCTCACGGAATCGATACTCGACGAACTCGACGGAGGAACCGAATACGTCGTCGTCGCGGAGGATTCTGACCTCGTAGAGGACCTCCGGGAGGCGAAGAAAACCGTCATCCACGGGGACCCGAGCGATGAAGACGTCCTTCAGCGCGTCGGCATCGACCGCGCCAAATCGGTGCTCGTCGCCACCGAAGACGACGCCGCGGACTCGCTCGCCGTCCTGACCGCTCGGCAGTTGAACCCGGACATTCGAATCGTGGCGGCCGCCACCGAGCGCGAGAACGTGCGAAAGCTCCGTCGGGCGGGTGCGGACATCGTGGTCAGTCCGGCGCTCATCGGTCGCATGCTGGTT is part of the Haladaptatus paucihalophilus DX253 genome and encodes:
- a CDS encoding NAD-binding protein — encoded protein: MARGVRRFTSARVVVWLVIGVALLSIATGLVTTATGPTGGGLFGGLIPRAVRQATSYTGTIVGFLLLVAAVGLRRGLRAAWYASAILLPVTAIHGLLQSTPYSLPLVVFSLLTLPALFLVRTRFQQPVELSAAQVATAAAVVGAQLYGTIGAYALRTNFADLNTWFDAFYFTLITASTVGYGDIHPTTTVARAFGMTVIVFGAGSFAAALGVLFAPILENSFASALGKSTNTNINLMEDHLLVLGYGHLLTESILDELDGGTEYVVVAEDSDLVEDLREAKKTVIHGDPSDEDVLQRVGIDRAKSVLVATEDDAADSLAVLTARQLNPDIRIVAAATERENVRKLRRAGADIVVSPALIGRMLVQAALGGEHVEELAAQLAGEPSNRTLDDF